From Streptomyces qinzhouensis, one genomic window encodes:
- a CDS encoding ATP-binding protein codes for MPPARPETAWMIPSIAPIEAWCGPVGTAQPRLKPPPTGRDTEIVFPPADSLVGRMREITRNELTGWGLAALLDDAELVVSELVTNAVRHGGGTAVTLRVRHTGDAVRIEVTDGNPAAAKPRAAGPDDESGRGLGIVAAVSQQWGVSSDGCTTWSRLALPPGGTP; via the coding sequence ATGCCACCAGCCCGGCCCGAAACGGCGTGGATGATTCCCAGCATCGCCCCGATAGAGGCATGGTGCGGCCCGGTCGGCACCGCGCAGCCTCGGCTCAAGCCACCGCCTACCGGCCGCGACACCGAAATCGTCTTCCCGCCCGCCGACTCCCTCGTCGGCCGGATGCGTGAGATCACCAGGAACGAGCTGACCGGCTGGGGACTGGCCGCCCTCCTCGACGATGCCGAGCTGGTCGTGAGCGAACTCGTCACCAACGCCGTGCGGCACGGCGGCGGGACCGCTGTCACCCTCCGGGTCCGGCACACCGGTGACGCCGTACGGATCGAAGTCACCGACGGCAATCCGGCAGCCGCGAAGCCCCGTGCCGCCGGGCCCGACGACGAGAGCGGGCGCGGGCTCGGCATCGTTGCCGCCGTCTCGCAGCAGTGGGGCGTCAGCAGCGACGGGTGCACTACCTGGAGCCGCCTCGCGTTACCACCGGGCGGCACCCCCTGA
- a CDS encoding pentapeptide repeat-containing protein, translated as MASRAFGRITVTTPDLDEPGLYLSVVESLASPRGTMQDFAYGDVELRSLALTGIQLITGRVRDVRAKHVEFDALNLHGVEITSSDLGSARWSRSRLTRVHFRDCKLMGAAMDGLVLDDVLFEKCRFDYAGFEKVRATGPAAFVGCAFTEAVFTDCDLSGAVFSDCGLRLTEFGGGRYRDTDLRGNDLSRIRGVANLAKVRIEPGQQTDLAQALVNELGITIGDG; from the coding sequence ATGGCCAGTCGTGCCTTCGGCCGTATCACCGTGACCACCCCCGATCTCGATGAGCCCGGCCTGTACCTGTCCGTGGTCGAGTCGTTGGCCAGCCCGCGCGGCACCATGCAGGACTTCGCTTACGGGGACGTGGAACTGCGCTCGCTCGCCCTCACCGGAATCCAGCTCATCACCGGCAGGGTCAGGGATGTCCGCGCGAAGCACGTCGAGTTCGACGCGCTGAACCTCCACGGTGTCGAGATCACCAGCAGTGATCTGGGATCCGCCCGCTGGAGCCGGAGCAGGCTCACCCGGGTTCACTTCCGCGACTGCAAGCTCATGGGCGCCGCTATGGACGGCCTGGTCCTGGACGATGTGCTGTTCGAGAAGTGCCGTTTCGACTACGCCGGCTTCGAGAAGGTGCGTGCCACCGGTCCCGCCGCCTTTGTCGGCTGCGCCTTCACAGAGGCCGTGTTTACGGATTGCGACCTGTCCGGCGCCGTGTTCTCGGACTGCGGGCTCAGGCTGACCGAGTTCGGCGGCGGACGGTACCGGGACACCGATCTCCGCGGCAACGACCTCTCGCGGATCCGGGGCGTCGCCAACCTGGCCAAGGTCCGCATCGAACCGGGACAGCAGACGGACCTTGCCCAGGCCCTCGTGAACGAACTCGGCATCACCATCGGAGACGGCTGA
- a CDS encoding NUDIX hydrolase has protein sequence MTIPQPDIAAAVVINSGRLLLVLRARPEPGLIWQLPAGKIAAGESPQDAAVRETREETGLDVRAAGLVGSRVHPATGRRIRYVLCSVVAETTHRPCRTEIAGVAWVPFAQLPAFVPDGFHTPVQQHIDKAPA, from the coding sequence ATGACCATCCCTCAGCCGGACATCGCGGCCGCCGTCGTGATCAACAGCGGCAGACTGCTCCTGGTCCTCCGCGCCCGGCCCGAGCCCGGGCTGATCTGGCAGCTCCCGGCCGGGAAGATCGCGGCCGGGGAGAGTCCGCAGGATGCGGCCGTACGGGAGACCCGCGAGGAGACCGGGCTCGACGTCCGCGCCGCCGGGCTTGTCGGAAGCCGTGTCCATCCCGCCACCGGACGCCGGATCCGCTACGTGCTCTGCTCCGTCGTCGCCGAGACCACACACCGCCCGTGCCGTACGGAGATCGCCGGGGTCGCCTGGGTGCCCTTCGCCCAGCTCCCCGCCTTCGTCCCCGACGGCTTCCACACCCCCGTACAACAACACATCGACAAGGCCCCGGCCTGA